The Pan troglodytes isolate AG18354 chromosome 19, NHGRI_mPanTro3-v2.0_pri, whole genome shotgun sequence region cctccctccccatccccatctcCATCCCAAAGACTGGAGCTGCTGGATCTGTGGATGGAGGCGTGCCCCCTGTTTCACACATTGAGAAACAGGCCCCAAGTGGAGCCAGGGAAGGCTGCACCTGGGCCTCTGGATTCCTTTTGTTCtgtgtggggttgggggtgatGGACTGTGGAGAGGGCAGGAGAGCTGTCTGGAAGGGTTGGTCACCTCATGGGCAAATGCTTGGAAGCTGGTCTGAGTCCACGgtgcagtgtgtatgtgtgtgtgtgtgtgtgtctgtgtgtgtgtgtctgtgtgtctgtgtgtgtatgtgtgtggactCAGAGGTGGATGTCTTGTAGAATGCATGCCCCATGAAGACAGGAGTAAAAGTTTACCACCATCCACATCAAGATACAGGACATTCCCAGCTCCCCAGAAAGTTGCTTAGTTCTAGGCAGGGATTTTTCTTATTCACAGccaggaacagtgcctggcatagtgtGGGCACTCAGCACATGCtcattgaatgagtgaatgaatgtgagCCTGCTGTTTGCTGTGGACTAAGGATGTTTCTAGATGTTTGGGCAAATACCGGATGGTGGGAAGAGCTCAGGCTCTGAAGTCTGCAGTCTTGGGCCCGACCCTGGGCTCAGCCCCAGCCGAGCTGTGGGGCAAGATTGTGAGCCTTGTGGTGCCCACCTTGTCCAGGTATTGTGATGCACTCGCAGCAGCAGGCATTGCTTTAGACAGCACAGGTGCTTGCAAAATGGCTGTATGTGCGGGAACACCAGCTCCTGTGGGTGGCTTTCTGTCCTGGTGGCATTGCCCACACATACAGCTGTGTGCCAACAAGGGTTGTGCAAATAAGGTTGTGTTTGGATGTGTGTGATGCCCTGTTTGGGGGTCAGTCTCTGCCTCACTCATGCATCCTCTTCTCCTTTTCACAGACATGCTTCAGCTTATCAACAACCAAGACAGTGACTTCCCTGGCCTGTTTGACCCACCCTATGCTGGGAGTGGGGCAGGGGGCACAGACCCTGCCAGCCCCGATACCAGCTCCCCAGGCAGCTTGTCTCCACCTCCTGCCACATTGAGCTCCTCTCTTGAAGCCTTCCTGAGCGGGCCACAGGCAGCGCCCTCacccctgtcccctccccagcctgcaCCCACTCCATTGAAGATGTACCCGTCCGTGCCCACTTTCTCCCCTGGGCCTGGTATCAAGGAAGAGTCAGTGCCACTGAGCATCCTGCagacccccaccccacagcccctGCCAGGGGCCCTCCTGCCACAGAgcttcccagccccagccccaccgcagttcagctccacccctgtgttaGGCTACCCCAGCCCTCCGGGAGGCTTCTCTACAGGTAAGGGGGATGTGTGGCGGGAGGGGACACCCGGGGTGGGGCTTCCAGGAGCACAGGAAGAAGCTTCTGCTGTGATGTGAGTAGAGGTCTGTGCAGGCTTTAGAAACTGGGGCTCCACTCGGCTGCTTGAGATGCCCTGTTACTAGCAGTCCTGGTGTGCTTGTTGCTGGGGTAGGCGCAACCTCGCACTGGAGGCCTGGCTTGAAGCCAGTGCATTTGCATCAGAGCCCAGGCAGGGACTGTCCATAGGAAGCCACATGGGGCAATGACTCATCCAAGGCCAGACGGTGATAGAGACCTGAAGAGCAGGTTGAAAGTGGGAGAGGGAGGTCTGTGTCTGCAGCCCCATGCTTTATTTCTGCAGGAAGCCCTCCCGGGAGCACTCAGCAGCCGCTGCCTGGCCTGCCACTGGCTTCCCCGCCAGGGGTCCCGCCCATCTCCTTGCACACCCAGGTCCAGAGTGTGGTCCCCCAGCAGCTACTGACAGTCACAGCTGCCCCCACGGCAGCCCCTGTAACGACCACTGTGACCTCGCAGATCCAGCAGGTCCCGGTGAGGGGGTCTggccaggggttggggagggggcagCCCCAGCCCAGACACACAGCTTACAGCCAAGCCTCTCCCACCCTCAGGTCCTGCTGCAGCCCCACTTCATCAAGGCAGACTCGCTGCTTCTGACAGCCATGAAGACAGACGGAGCCACTGTGAAGGCGGCAGGTCTCAGTCCCCTGGTCTCCGGCACCACTGTGCAGACAGGGCCTTTGCCGGTGGGTGACGTGGGCAGGGCATAAGGGAGTGGggtctgcacacacacacatgcccacctGGTAACATGTGCCTGGCCCTGCAGACCCTGGTGAGTGGCGGAACCATCTTGGCAACAGTCCCACTGGTCGTAGATGCGGAGAAGCTGCCTATCAACCGGCTCGCAGCTGGCAGCAAGGCCCCGGCCTCTGCCCAGAGCCGTGGAGAGAAGCGCACAGCCCACAACGCCATTGAGAAGCGCTACCGCTCCTCCATCAATGACAAAATCATTGAGCTCAAGGATCTGGTGGTGGGCACTGAGGCAAAGGTGTGGAGAGGCCTGCAGGGGCACAGACCGGGGTGTCCCTAGGAAGGAACAGATCAGGGGCAactggaaggaagagagggagtgaGACTGAGCCTGGACAAGCAGGGAATTGGAATTCAGCCTCCCCAGGCCTGGCCAGCCTCGTTTATTTAGTTAAACTGGTTTGCAGGCCTCTTCAATAAAGGTGGGGCTGTGCTAGGCATTGGGGATGCAgcaatgaacaagacagacaaaaattGTCCCTCAAAGAAGAGCCGACCTTCTGGTGGGGGAGATGGACAGTAGGCAGGATGAATAAGTGCTCGAGACCACCACGTTTGGCTCGTTGCAGAGAAAGCAGGAAGAGGGATGGTGAGGGTCCCCTGGTGGTAGCCAGGGAAGGCCTCCCTGAGACGGCAGCAGGCACAGCAGCAGCTAGCCAGACCCTGCTGTCTGCATCTTACATTCTAACCCTATGCCCGGCCTGGGAGGTGGGTGCTACTAGGCGAGGAACGGTTCAGGTAGAAGGAacaagtgcaaaggtcctgaggcagtaATGTTGCAAAGCAGCTCCACACCCCCTTGCTAGGGCTCCCCAACCCCACAACCCCTGACCTGATGGGCCACCTGTGcgctccccctccctcccacacTGTGCAGCTGAATAAATCTGCTGTCTTGCGCAAGGCCATCGACTACATTCGCTTTCTGCAACACAGCAACCAGAAACTCAAGCAGGAGAACCTAAGTCTGCGCACTGCTGTCCACAAAAGCAGTGAGTCCTGGCTTTATTGAGCTCCAGTCTGGCCTCTTCTCTAGCCCTGCTCCACCTCCCGGCCCCACCCCATCCctagccccaccccacccttggTTCTGGCCCACCCTCTGCCCCGCCCACCTCACCCTTGGCTGTAGCCCTGCATTCAGCTCTAGTCCCTTGGTTACCTCTGGTCCTGAAAGAGACCTGGTGCCTCCCTTTGGCCCTAACCCAGCCCCATCAAAGCGTCCTGGGCTAGCTTTAGGAGCTACAGTAGTCCCTAGGCCTCCAAGGGCCTAAGCTCTGATTTGGGGTCACATATCCAGCCTTTACTCCTGGCTCTGTTCCTTTCGGCCCACAGAATCTCTAAAGGATCTGGTGTCGGCCTGTGGCAGTGGAGGGAACACAGACGTGCTCATGGAGGGCGTGAAGACTGAGGTGGAGGACACACTGACCCCACCCCCCTCGGATGCTGGCTCACCTTTCCAGAGCAGCCCCTTGTCCCTTGGCAGCAGGGGCAGTGGCAGCGGTGGCAGTGGCAGTGACTCGGAGCCTGACAGCCCAGTCTTTGAGGACAGCAAGGTTGGGCCCTGCCACGGTgcccccttccccactcccagccatATCCTCTGAGCCTCATGACAGGGCCAGGAAGACCCTAACAGATCCTACCTCCCATTTCATAGACAGAATAACTGAGGCCTGGAGCCATGTGGGGTCCCACAGTAAGGTGGGCAGAATCCTGACCCCCCCCCTTCCCAGCCCCATGCTCTCTGGGGTCCCTCTGATTCTGCCCTCACCACCCTGCCCAACCCCACCAGGCAAAGCCAGAGCAGCGGCCGTCTCTGCACAGCCGGGGCATGCTGGACCGCTCCCGCCTGGCCCTGTGCACGCTCGTCTTCCTCTGCCTGTCCTGCAACCCCTTGGCCTCCTTGCTGGGGGCCCGGGGGCTTCCCAGCCCCTCAGATACCACCAGCATCTACCATAGCCCTGGGCGCAACGTGCTGGGCACCGAGAGCAGAGGTGGGACCGGCCAGCCTGGGCATCTTTGGGAGGGACACTCGGGGTGAGCCCCCAGGCTTGTGAACTTGGGGCTCTGGATTTCCTGGGAGCTGTGTCCCCAGCTTTCCCTCTGTCCATAGATGGccctggctgggcccagtggctgcTGCCCCCAGTGGTCTGGCTGCTCAATGGGCTGCTGGTGCTCGTCTCCTTGGTGCTTCTCTTTGTCTACGGTGAGCCAGTCACACGGCCCCACTCAGGCCCCGCCGTGTACTTCTGGAGGCATCGCAAGCAGGCTGACCTGGACCTGGCCCGGGTAAGGGGCTGGCCCCGGCAGAGTGGGCAGGGCAGGGACCCCAGGCTGGGAAGGTGCTGGGTGTCAACCCTTGTTCCTGCTCCCTGTGCACACCATGAATCTGTCCCGTCCTCCCTGTGCCTAGCCACGCATCCGCAGACCCCCACCACCCCTCCAGAGCCTGCTGTGGACGGCTCTTCTGAGCTTTGGGGCAGCTGCTCTGACCTCACTTTTCTCACCTGGAAAACCCTCATCCACAGGGAGACTTTGCCCAGGCTGCCCAGCAGCTGTGGCTGGCCCTGCGGGCACTGGGCcggcccctgcccacctcccacctGGACCTGGCTTGTAGCCTCCTCTGGAACCTCATCCGTCACCTGCTGCAGCGTCTCTGGGTGGGCCGCTGGCTGGCAGGCCGGGCAGGGGGCCTGCAGCAGGACTGTGCTCTGCGAGTGGATGCTCGCGCCAGCGCCCGAGACGCAGCCCTGGTCTACCATAAGCTGCACCAGCTGCACACCATGGGTAGGACTGAGCGTGGGGCGGGCTCTGAGGTGCTCCCTGCTGCCTGTGCTCCACCCACAGCCTCATGCCTGCTTGCCTTCCAGGGAAGCACACAGGTGGGCACCTTACTGCCACCAACCTGGCGCTGAGTGCCCTGAACCTGGCAGAGTGTGCAGGGGATGCCGTGTCTGTGGCGACGCTGGCCGAGATCTATGTGGCGGCTGCATTGAGAGTGAAGACCAGTCTCCCACGGGCCTTGCATTTTCTGACAGTGAGTGGGTTGGGGGGATGGcgggagtggggagggtggggggattgggggtgggggggtggggctggggggtggtggggggtggcagGGGTGTggggtggcgggggtgggggggttggggggctgaGGGCTTATCCCTGCAGCTCTCTCCAGAGGCTCCCTGGGTAAGAGCTACACGGGATGTGGCAGTGGTTACCAGGGGGGCTCCAGGCCAAGCTGGGACTCGGCCCGGGGTCTGGCCCCAGGCTGTGTCCACTATGACAGCCCAGTTCCCTCCCCTACAGCGCTTCTTCCTGAGCAGTGCCCGCCAGgcctgcctggcacagagtggctCAGTGCCTCCTGCCATGCAGTGGCTCTGCCACCCCGTGGGCCACCGTTTCTTCGTGGATGGGGACTGGTCCGTGCTCAGTACCCCATGGGAGAGCCTGTACAGCTTGGCCGGGAACCCAGGTGCTCTCTTACCCCTTCCCTGTCCCCTCTCCTGTCCCTCATCCTCATTCCTGTGCTGTCCCTTGTCGCCTGAATCTCTGGCTGTCTCTGGCCACCCCAGTCCTTCTCCCTGCCATGGGTTGTTGCTGTGGGGGCTGCAGGAAGGGAAAGGCCTGGGTGCCTCTTGTTCCCATTGGGGCTTTCAGAAGCACATGCGGGGATTGATGGGCAGGTGGCTAATTGGAGAAGTGACCCCAGGCAGCGCCGCTGTGGCGTAAGGAAGCGGAGCCAACAATGGCACCTTCTCAAGTCGGTTTTCCTTTGGAAGCAGTGTAGGGCAGGCCTCAGTGTTGTCCTGGCCAAGGCTGGTGCTGGTGGTAGTTATGTCCACCCGCTTTCCCCTGTCCTTGGCAGGGGCTGCACCCAGGGGCATGCCGGCACTTCCCAGGAAAAAGCACTTAGCTTGGAGAGGAGGGTGGGGCCCTGCTCCCCACTCCACTCACCTCCTCCTCTCCACAGTGGACCCCCTGGCCCAGGTGACTCAGCTATTCCGGGAACATCTCTTAGAGCGAGCACTGAACTGTGTGACCCAGCCCAACCCCAGCCCTGGGTCAGCTGATGGGGACAAGTAAGTGTCGTTGTGCCCTCCTCCAGGCAAGGCCCCTCCGGCGGGATTCTGAGAATAGCTCTGGCCTCAACCCTGTGGAGAGAGCCCAGAGCTGGGCTACCGTGCGTGCCATGCACGCTTCATTCCTCTCTGAGTTTCCTCTCCCCACCAGCCTGTGGGAGGAGACAGTGGCACTTTGCAGAGCCAGGGGCCAGGCTGTACTCTGGAGGGCAGGTGGGGAGCACCCTCCTAGGACCCCTGCCATCTGTTCCGACAGCCAGCTCTCTCCTCCCACAGGGAATTCTCGGATGCCCTCGGGTACCTGCAGCTGCTGAACAGCTGTTCTGATGCTGCGGGGGCTCCtgcctgcagcttctccatcagttcCAGCATGGCCACCACCACCGGTGAGTCCCCGGCCCCTGTCCTGGCTCCCTTCTCAGCTCCCCCGTGCAGCGTGACTGAGGGTTCAGGGGACCCTCCCTCTTCTGCAGGTGTAGACCCGGTGGCCAAGTGGTGGGCCTCTCTGACAGCTGTGGTGATCCACTGGCTGCGGCGGGATGAGGAGGCGGCTGAGCGGCTGTGCCCGCTGGTGGAGCACCTGCCCCGGGTGCTGCAGGAGTCTGAGTGAGTGCACGGCAGGTTCCTCCTGCCTGGTCCCGGGCTCAGCCTTCCTCATCCCCTGGGCACTGTGCCTCACTCAGCCTTTGTTCTGTGCAGGAGGAGTCACCACCTTTTTTCCTCAGGGAACTCGAGCCAGGGCAGTGGGGGGCACTCAGCCAGGGCTTGTGGACTGGTCTGACTGGCACTCTTCTGCCCTGGTCCCAACAGGAGACCCCTGCCCAGGGCAGCTCTGCACTCCTTCAAGGCTGCCCGGGCCCTGCTGGGCTGTGCCAAGGCAGAGTCTGGTCCAGCCAGCCTGACCATCTGTGAGAAGGCCAGTGGGTACCTGCAGGACAGCCTGGCTACCACACCAGCCAGCAGCTCCATTGACAAGGTGAGGGGTGGGGTCAGGGGCCTAGCAGGGCTAGGGGATTCAGCTTTCCATTCCCTGgttcctctccccagcccccaggggCTGCAGAAGACCATGGGGTTAGCCCAAGCAGCACAGGATAGGGGGTCCAGCAGACCCTGCTTTTTGGCTAAGGCTTCTGTCCAGAGGAGAGGGGTTGCCCCtatctggcctcagtttccccatccctGGGAGGAGGGGGGTGGATGGTGTGGTAGGATCCCTTTGGAGGCCCTGCATCAGGAGGGCTGGACAGCTGCTCCCGGGCCGGTGGCGGGTGTGGGGGCCGAGAGAGGCGGGCGGCCCCGCGGTGCATTGCTGTTGCATTGCACGTGTGTGAGGCGGGTGCAGTGCCTCGGCAGTGCAGCCCGGAGCCGGCCCCTGGCACCACGGGCCCCCATCCTGCCCCTCCCAGAGCTGGAGCCCTGGTgacccctgccctgcctgccacCCCCAGGCCGTGCAGCTGTTCCTGTGTGACCTGCTTCTTGTGGTGCGCACCAGCCTGTGGCGGCAGCAGCagcccccggccccggccccagcAGCCCAGGGCACCAGCAGCAGGCCCCAGGCTTCCGCCCTTGAGCTGCGTGGCTTCCAACGGGACCTGAGCAGCCTGAGGCGGCTGGCACAGAGCTTCCGGCCCGCCATGCGGAGGGTGAGTGCCCGATGGCCCTGTCCTCAAGACGGGGAGTCAGGCAGTGGTGGAGATGGAGAGTCCTGAGCCTCCACTCTCCTGGCCCCCAGGTGTTCCTACATGAGGCCACGGCCCGGCTGATGGCGGGGGCCAGCCCCACACGGACACACCAGCTCCTCGACCGCAGTCTGAGGCGGCGGGCAGGCCCCGGTGGCAAAGGAGGTGAGGGGGCAGCTGCTGACCAGGGATGTGCTGTCTGCTCAGCAGGGAAGGGCGCACATGGGATGTGATACcaagggaggctgtgtgtgtgtcagaCGGGACAgacaggcctggcgcagtggctcacacctagcactttgggaggctcagttgggaggatagcttgagcccaggagttggaggccgcagtgagcctgagtgacagggagagtcactgtctcaaaaaaaaaaagaccaagcaTCTTCTTGATGGTTACCTGATGACAATTCCTTTCACAAGAAATCAGTGGGGGTGAGActagggtggggagagggggaccCGCCAGGCCCCCGCCAGGTACCTGTGTGCCAGGTACAGGCGGCTGGTGCTGTGGCTTGTGTGTGGGCAGGGCTCCCGCGGGGGCGTGGCCAGCTTGAGACCCATCCCTGACACATCCTCGTGTGCGCAGGCGCGGTGGCGGAGCTGGAGCCGCGGCCCACGCGGCGGGAGCACGCGGAGGCCTTGCTGCTGGCCTCCTGCTACCTGCCCCCCGGCTTCCTGTCGGCGCCCGGGCAGCGCGTGGGCATGCTGGCTGAGGCGGCGCGCACACTCGAGAAGCTTGGCGATCGCCGGCTGCTGCACGACTGTCAGCAGATGCTCATGCGCCTGGGCGGTGGGACCACTGTCACTTCCAGCTAGACCCCGTGTCCCCGGCCTCAGCACCCCTGTCTCTAGCCACTTTGGTCCCGTGCAGCTTCTGTCCTGCGTCGAAGCTTTGAAGGCCGAAGGCAGTGCAGGAGACCCTGGCCTCCACAGTTCGACCTGCGGCTGCTGTGTGCCTTCGCGGTGGAAGGCCCGAGGGGCGCGATCTTGACCCTAAGACCGGCGGCCATGATGGTGCTGACCTCTGGTGGCCGATCGGGGCACTGCAGGGGCCGAGCCGTTTTGGGGGGGCCCCCTCCTTGCTCTGCAGGCACCTTAGTGGCTTTTTTCCTCCTGTTTACAGGGAAGAGAGGGGTACATTTCCCTGTGCTGACGGAAGCCAACTTGGCTTTCCCGGACTGCAAGCAGGGCTCTGCCCCAGAGGCCTCTCTCTCCGTCGTGGGAGAGAGACGTGTACATAGTGTAGGTCAGCGTGCTTAGCCTCCTGACCTGAGGCTCCTGTGCTACTTTGCCTTTTGcaaactttattttcatagatTGAGAAGTTTTGTAcagagaattaaaaatgaaattatttataatcTGGGTTTTGTGTCTTCAGCTGATGGATGTGCTGACTAGTGAGAGTGCTTGGGCCCTCCCCCAGCACCTAGGCAAaggcttcccctccccctccggCCACAAGGTACACAACTTTTAACTTACTTAGCTCTTCCCGATGTTTGTTagtgggaggagtggggagggctgGCTGTATGGCCTCCAGCCTACCTGTTCCCCCTGCTCCCAGGGCACATGGTTGGGCTGTGTCAACCTTTAGGGCCTCCATGGGGTCAGTTGTCCCTTCTCACCTCCCAGCTCTGTCCCCATCAGGTCCCTGGGTGGCACGGGAGGATGGACTGACTTCCAGGACCTGTTGTGTGACAGGAGCTACAGCTTGGGTCTCCCTGCAAGAAGTCTGGCACGTCTCACCTCCCCCATCCCGGCCCCTGGTCATCTCACAGCAAAGAAGCCTCCTCCCTCCCGACCTGCCGCCACACTGGAGAGGGGGCACAGGGGCGGGGGAGGTTTCCTGTTCTGTGAAAGGCCGACTCCCTGACTCCATTCATGCCCCCCCGAGCCCCTCCCTTCATTCCCATTCCCCAACCTAAAGCCTGGCCCGGCTCCCAGCTGAATCTGGTCGGAATCCACGGGCTGCAGATTTTCCAAAACAATCGTTGTAtctttattgactttttttttttttttctgaatgcaaTGACTGTTTTTTACTCTTAaggaaaataaacatcttttagaAACAGCTCGATACACACAATCTTCAGTGTGAAGCAATATACTAATAAGAACACTAGTCGTCTTAACATTTACAgtcttcatatatattatatatatgtatatgtatacatatatatacactatataacgAGGCCAGATATAATACACACGTTTACCATTTTACAGTCATATGTACAGGAAGTTGCTAGGGCggccctgggctgggggctgCGTCAGGCCTATCGAAGCGTGGACAGAGCTGAGGACACGGACGGACAGGCGGACGGACTGGCAGGGACTGGCCCGGGCCGGTGGTGGCTGCGTGGACAAGTGGCGTCGCGGTAGCCCCTTACCCGGCAAAGGCCCGGTTGGGGCTCTGTTGCGGGCGCACGACGCACGGCGGCGACACACGGGAGAAGCGAGCATGTTCCCAACATATATACAttctatgtaacatatatatagaGGGGTACACAGGTTTTGTACACGAAATCTAGCGCTGTCCCTGCTCCCGTGCAGAGTAGGCGCGGCGGTCCCTGGTGGTGCTCAACGGTCGCGCGTCCGCCGGAGGTGCGTTCTGGCCGCTTCTTGGGTTTTGCGCTCCCAGGCTGGGCTccaggggtggggtggaggacTGGAAAGGGGACAAACAGAGGCCAAAGGGTGTCCCAGTCCCGCCCACACTCGGGGATCCCGCAACCCCTAACTGAGCATAGCCCAGGTCTACCCCGGCTTTGCCCGAACCGCACGAGAGATCTGGCAAAGGCTGGGCGGGAAGGCCCCTGGACGCGTTCCGCACGGTTTGTTCCAAAGGCTCCGGCCTCTCCAGTGCCGGCCTAGCCCGCTCTCAGAAAGGCTTCCTTTCTCCCCCGCCTAGTCCACGGAGCTAGGAGCCGCCCTCCGCCTCTTCCAGTACTGTTTCGACCCCCACCCCCAAGCCCAGGGCTCCCAGCTGCACGCCACGACCGACTGGGGTGGCGGCAGCACCCACGTGGAATGTGTGCCACGTCGTCTTGAGATTCCAGAGGGAAAGTGTCCCCAGGACAAAGCCGTCTCCCACCCTCGCCGGAGGCTGAGCGCCCCGGGGAGTCTGGCCGCTCCGCGGGCTCCCCCTCCGCAAGCCTGGCCCCTGGGGTGGGCAAGAACGCCCTGTGCCGTCCGGTTCCGGGAGCAGGCGGCTCCGGAACGGGTTTTCCTCCCAACCCGGGGCCGCAAGTCTGAGCCCTAGGCGGCCGGATCCACGATCCGGGACCCGGATCAAGGATCGGCTCTGGACCAGCGCTGGGAGCAGCTCAAAGGCCCGGGGGCTGCGCAGGCGGCTCCTCTCCTTCGGCGGCGGGCGGGCAGGCGGGCTCCGGCGGCTCCTCCGGCCGTTGGGGTGGATTACTACGGCAGCCTCTGCAAAAGACGCCCGCCCGCCAGTTACCGACGACCTCGGACTTCACAGTCCATAGGCCCCGCCCCCAGTGTGGGCCCGCCCCCTAAGCCCCAGACCCAGGCGACCCCAGAGCGCGGCTAGGGTCTCCGCCCGAGGCCGTCGGCACCACCCCTTCTGGCCCCACCCCGTCCACCTTCACCTTCACCTTCGCCTTCAGCTCCGTGCCACCGTCCCGCGCCCCCGCCTGCCCCACTCTGTCACCTATCTTGGGGAGCTGCAGGGAGGCCGTCCCAGGGAcgccctccagcccctggctgcCCATGCCCCGACGCCTGCGGGTTttcggcggcggcggcggcggcgcgcaAGTGGACAGGGACCTGAGCTGGACGGCGGCGGGGGCTCCTGGGGGTGGGCGGGGAGAGCTCCCTCCCCTAGGGCTGGGCCCTGCCGGGCTGCGCAGCCAAGGGGGCCCAGGGGACTGTGAAGGAGGTGCGAGGTGGGGCTCCTCTCCCGCTTGACACCCCTCGCCCTACAAAACACTGTGGTCCCCTACCTTATGTTTGGGACATTTCAAAGAAAAGTTCTCTTCGATGAATATGCAACCTGTGACCAAAGAGAAGTTTCGGTGGTTAGGACAGGGTGGGGGCCCCACAGCTGTGGGGTTTTGTCTGCAGCCAGGAGGGGAGCCGCACTGCCCGCGAGGCTCCAGACTGCAGGGGCTCTTTTCAAAGAGTTAATCAGATCCTGCACAAAACCCTccacactccactccactccacggcGCGGGTGCGGCCCCTGGCCTGGCAGTATTGACTCACCTCACCTCCTCCGCGGAGAGCTTTTCCCCCTGAGTTCCACGTGCCGCCCCTCCTCACTTGAGGCAGTCCCtcagtctctccctccctcccgcctTACTCTGCCAGCCACACTTGTCACTGCCTCCTAAGAGACTGGCCTGTGTGATCTTGTCTTgctccttgtttctttttctttttgagatggagtttcactttcacccaggctggagtgcagtggcgcgatctcgtctcactgcaacctctgcctcccaggttcaagcgattctcctgcctcagcctcccgagtagctgggattacaggcatgcgccaccacgcccggctaatttttctatttttagtagagacggggtttcaccatgttgaccaggctggtctcaaactcctgacctcaagtgatccacccgcccgggcctcccaaagtgctgggattacaggcgtgagccaccgcacccggccttgctCCTTGTTTCTTCCCCACTGGCAGGCAAGCTCCCAGAGGGCACCAGCTCTGTCTTCTTCCCTGGATGTATGCCCAGCCCCTGGAAGAGCTCACTAACTTCCAGTGAGCATGTCATGAACCCCTGTGGATGGACTGGTAGTGGTGTTGCAAGCCTGGATTTGAGCATCTgctacttctctgagcctcagtctccacatctgtaaaatgggcattatGCCACCTACTGTATGCCTATCATGGAGATTGAGGATGGGAGTGTATAGAAACCATCTTGGCAgcagcagtggctcatgtctgtaatcccagcactttgagaggatgaggtgaatgaatcgcttgagcccaggagttcaagaccagcctgggcaacatggcaaaacctcatctctatcaaaaatacaaaaattagccagcatggtggcgcatgcctgtagtcccagctactcgagaggctggggcgggaggatcacttgagcctgggaggcggaggttgcagtgagctgtgattgtaccactgcacccctgcctgggcaacacagccaggaCCTGTctgagataaaaaaaaataaaataaaaaataaaataaaataaaataaaatttaaaaataaaccaccCTGCACATGTGTGGCATGCAGTGGGTGCAGGAGGCAGGGGCAGAGAGGACAACCAAGCATGGCCAGTGCTTATGCCCACCTAGGCCCAGGAGGTGTTGCTATCTCAGGGAGTCTCCACTCCCCTGCCTACTGCCACCTAGGGAGAAGCTGGCTTTTCCCCCAGGGACCCTCC contains the following coding sequences:
- the SREBF1 gene encoding sterol regulatory element-binding protein 1 isoform X3 encodes the protein MDCTFEDMLQLINNQDSDFPGLFDPPYAGSGAGGTDPASPDTSSPGSLSPPPATLSSSLEAFLSGPQAAPSPLSPPQPAPTPLKMYPSVPTFSPGPGIKEESVPLSILQTPTPQPLPGALLPQSFPAPAPPQFSSTPVLGYPSPPGGFSTGSPPGSTQQPLPGLPLASPPGVPPISLHTQVQSVVPQQLLTVTAAPTAAPVTTTVTSQIQQVPVLLQPHFIKADSLLLTAMKTDGATVKAAGLSPLVSGTTVQTGPLPTLVSGGTILATVPLVVDAEKLPINRLAAGSKAPASAQSRGEKRTAHNAIEKRYRSSINDKIIELKDLVVGTEAKLNKSAVLRKAIDYIRFLQHSNQKLKQENLSLRTAVHKSKSLKDLVSACGSGGNTDVLMEGVKTEVEDTLTPPPSDAGSPFQSSPLSLGSRGSGSGGSGSDSEPDSPVFEDSKAKPEQRPSLHSRGMLDRSRLALCTLVFLCLSCNPLASLLGARGLPSPSDTTSIYHSPGRNVLGTESRDGPGWAQWLLPPVVWLLNGLLVLVSLVLLFVYGEPVTRPHSGPAVYFWRHRKQADLDLARGDFAQAAQQLWLALRALGRPLPTSHLDLACSLLWNLIRHLLQRLWVGRWLAGRAGGLQQDCALRVDARASARDAALVYHKLHQLHTMGKHTGGHLTATNLALSALNLAECAGDAVSVATLAEIYVAAALRVKTSLPRALHFLTRFFLSSARQACLAQSGSVPPAMQWLCHPVGHRFFVDGDWSVLSTPWESLYSLAGNPVDPLAQVTQLFREHLLERALNCVTQPNPSPGSADGDKEFSDALGYLQLLNSCSDAAGAPACSFSISSSMATTTGVDPVAKWWASLTAVVIHWLRRDEEAAERLCPLVEHLPRVLQESERPLPRAALHSFKAARALLGCAKAESGPASLTICEKASGYLQDSLATTPASSSIDKAVQLFLCDLLLVVRTSLWRQQQPPAPAPAAQGTSSRPQASALELRGFQRDLSSLRRLAQSFRPAMRRVFLHEATARLMAGASPTRTHQLLDRSLRRRAGPGGKGGAVAELEPRPTRREHAEALLLASCYLPPGFLSAPGQRVGMLAEAARTLEKLGDRRLLHDCQQMLMRLGGGTTVTSS